The proteins below are encoded in one region of Deltaproteobacteria bacterium:
- a CDS encoding carboxypeptidase regulatory-like domain-containing protein, translating into MKPVALVRGFLLSLALFAACDDDWRPVADAGGTPPAGDGRASDAARGDLGPLPLDLPSGGAGHARVDETLGAGQVRAGRVTDAAQLLSGVKVRGRVGDYRLYNARVAFIVQDGRRSDGIGTYGGQVVDAVRLGQAGEQARSLLGEMIFGVGTQTVRPTSVGVIADGSDGKAAVVRVIGEPVAVPVFASFALGKLPPCAIVMDYVLEPESDALEIRWRVINRHRTTNITTTAILGVLAGDGADFFMEGVGFDTSSTFPGRYVGMIARSVGYALVPSEGQVTPLVVVSGTWLMSNGEWSIPAAGESVRRYRLVVSDGTPDAVLRGVRSVLGQPPLAELSGRVLSGTTPVAEARVHLTTVESPPKYVTGGRTDAKGDYRVAVGPGTYRVTAVADGRAPSVDREVRVETSGGSADLSVGESSRVTFTVSDVAGADLPAKVIAMPNTKPRAFPASFGERAFPAGAAQVAFYLGGTGELALPPGEYRLTASRGFEYELDEREVTAASGAPQAVAFRLTRSVDTRGYMSGDFHVHAMWSPDSSDLYELKVSALAAEGVELPVCTEHEYVGDYGPTIAKLGLQRFVRGVVGEEITSFVYGHFNPFPIEADPSLPNRGALVWYELTPPAVFAEVRRRWPQAVLQVNHPRAPAMAYFTYVGYDPLTGQTRLQAEWSTAFDAVEVFNGSGWRANRERTVADWFSLLERGLRVTATGNSDSHNAFSAEVGYPRNYVKLSTDEPAAVSLEELARSVKAQRVAVSGGIFVTAEAEGKGLGELVRAEGGKVKLAIKVQAPRWVPAEALEVIVGGVTAKRIELGAATQDPSNPVVRYQGTVELEVTRDTWVVVVATGTGTLDPVVRGGEPFGLTNPIYVDADGNGSFTPSKSFP; encoded by the coding sequence ATGAAGCCGGTAGCGCTCGTTCGTGGATTCTTGCTCTCTCTGGCTCTCTTCGCCGCCTGCGACGACGATTGGCGGCCCGTGGCGGACGCGGGGGGAACGCCTCCGGCGGGCGACGGGAGAGCCTCGGATGCCGCTCGAGGGGACCTGGGTCCGCTGCCGCTGGACCTACCCTCCGGGGGGGCAGGGCACGCGCGCGTCGACGAGACGCTGGGAGCCGGGCAGGTTCGCGCCGGTCGCGTGACGGACGCGGCGCAGCTCCTCTCCGGAGTGAAGGTGCGCGGACGCGTCGGAGACTATCGTCTCTACAACGCGCGCGTGGCGTTCATCGTCCAGGATGGTCGTCGGTCGGACGGCATCGGGACCTACGGGGGCCAGGTCGTGGACGCCGTGCGCCTCGGACAGGCGGGGGAGCAGGCGCGAAGTCTCCTCGGAGAGATGATCTTCGGGGTGGGGACGCAGACGGTCCGGCCGACGAGCGTCGGGGTGATCGCCGACGGCAGCGACGGGAAGGCCGCCGTGGTGCGCGTGATCGGCGAGCCGGTCGCCGTGCCGGTCTTCGCGAGCTTCGCGCTCGGCAAGCTCCCGCCCTGCGCGATCGTGATGGACTACGTCCTCGAGCCCGAGAGCGACGCCCTCGAGATCCGCTGGAGGGTGATCAACCGCCACCGGACGACGAACATCACAACCACCGCCATCCTGGGGGTTCTCGCCGGGGACGGAGCGGACTTCTTCATGGAGGGGGTGGGCTTCGACACCTCGAGCACCTTCCCGGGAAGGTACGTGGGCATGATCGCGCGCAGCGTCGGCTACGCGCTCGTGCCCTCCGAGGGGCAGGTCACGCCGCTCGTGGTCGTGAGCGGCACCTGGCTCATGTCGAACGGGGAGTGGAGCATCCCCGCGGCGGGGGAATCGGTTCGGCGCTACCGGCTGGTCGTGTCCGACGGGACGCCGGACGCCGTGCTGCGGGGAGTGCGCAGCGTGCTCGGCCAGCCCCCGCTGGCGGAGCTCTCGGGGAGAGTGCTGAGCGGAACGACCCCCGTGGCGGAGGCGCGGGTGCACCTGACCACCGTGGAGTCGCCGCCGAAGTACGTGACCGGCGGACGCACAGACGCGAAGGGCGACTATCGCGTGGCCGTGGGGCCCGGCACGTATCGCGTGACGGCGGTGGCGGACGGCCGGGCGCCGTCGGTGGACCGCGAGGTGCGCGTGGAGACCTCCGGCGGGTCGGCGGACCTGTCGGTGGGCGAGAGCTCCCGGGTGACCTTCACCGTCAGCGACGTGGCGGGAGCCGACCTGCCGGCGAAGGTGATCGCCATGCCCAACACCAAGCCGCGCGCGTTTCCGGCGAGCTTCGGCGAGCGCGCGTTTCCGGCCGGGGCGGCGCAGGTGGCCTTCTACCTCGGAGGCACGGGTGAGCTGGCCCTGCCTCCCGGGGAGTACCGGCTGACCGCTAGCCGTGGCTTCGAGTACGAGCTCGACGAGCGGGAGGTGACCGCGGCCAGCGGTGCGCCGCAGGCCGTGGCCTTTCGGCTCACGCGCTCCGTGGACACGCGAGGGTACATGTCGGGCGACTTCCACGTGCACGCCATGTGGTCTCCCGATTCGAGCGATCTCTACGAGCTCAAGGTCTCGGCCCTCGCCGCGGAGGGGGTCGAGCTTCCGGTCTGCACCGAACACGAGTACGTGGGCGACTACGGGCCCACCATCGCGAAGCTCGGACTGCAGAGGTTCGTGCGCGGCGTGGTCGGCGAGGAGATCACGAGCTTCGTCTACGGGCACTTCAATCCGTTTCCGATCGAGGCCGACCCGAGTTTGCCCAACCGAGGGGCTCTCGTCTGGTACGAGCTGACCCCTCCGGCCGTCTTCGCCGAGGTCCGTCGGAGGTGGCCGCAGGCGGTGTTGCAGGTGAACCACCCGCGCGCCCCGGCGATGGCCTACTTCACCTACGTGGGCTACGACCCGCTCACGGGGCAGACCAGGCTGCAGGCCGAGTGGAGCACGGCGTTCGACGCGGTGGAGGTCTTCAACGGCTCGGGGTGGCGCGCGAACCGGGAGCGAACCGTGGCGGACTGGTTTTCTCTGCTCGAGCGCGGCCTGCGCGTCACGGCAACCGGGAACTCGGACTCGCACAACGCGTTCTCGGCCGAGGTGGGCTACCCGCGGAACTACGTCAAGCTCTCCACCGACGAGCCGGCGGCCGTGAGCCTCGAGGAGCTGGCGCGGTCGGTCAAGGCGCAGCGCGTGGCGGTGAGCGGGGGGATCTTCGTCACCGCCGAAGCCGAAGGGAAGGGCCTCGGAGAGCTCGTGCGCGCCGAGGGGGGCAAGGTGAAGCTCGCGATCAAGGTGCAGGCGCCGCGCTGGGTCCCGGCGGAGGCTCTGGAGGTCATCGTGGGTGGGGTCACCGCGAAGCGCATCGAGCTGGGCGCGGCCACCCAAGATCCGTCGAACCCGGTCGTGCGCTATCAGGGCACGGTCGAACTCGAGGTGACGCGCGACACCTGGGTGGTCGTCGTGGCCACGGGCACGGGGACCCTCGACCCGGTGGTGCGCGGCGGGGAGCCCTTCGGCCTGACGAACCCGATCTACGTGGACGCCGACGGCAACGGCTCGTTCACCCCTTCGAAGAGCTTTCCCTGA
- a CDS encoding YbhB/YbcL family Raf kinase inhibitor-like protein: protein MSFTMTSTAVTPEAAIPKAHTGEGIDRSPPLAWSGAPAGTKYFALVCEDPDAPVGNWVHWTLYDLPAQVTSLAEGVGKNPSLPSGARQGKNSWGELGYRGPMPPKGHGRHRYYFRLYALSAPTGLPSGASREELARALEGKVLGRAELMGTYQR from the coding sequence ATGTCGTTCACCATGACGTCCACAGCCGTCACCCCCGAGGCCGCGATCCCGAAGGCGCACACCGGAGAGGGGATCGACCGCTCGCCGCCGCTCGCCTGGAGCGGAGCGCCGGCGGGCACCAAGTACTTCGCCCTGGTCTGCGAAGATCCCGACGCTCCCGTCGGCAACTGGGTCCACTGGACCCTCTACGACCTGCCGGCCCAGGTCACGAGCCTGGCCGAGGGGGTCGGCAAGAACCCGTCGCTACCGAGCGGCGCCCGGCAGGGAAAGAACTCGTGGGGGGAGCTCGGCTACCGCGGCCCGATGCCGCCCAAGGGGCACGGGCGGCACCGCTACTACTTCCGCCTCTACGCCCTCTCCGCGCCCACCGGCCTGCCATCGGGGGCGAGCCGTGAAGAGCTCGCTCGCGCCCTCGAGGGGAAGGTCCTCGGCAGGGCCGAGCTCATGGGGACCTATCAGCGGTAG